From one Triticum aestivum cultivar Chinese Spring chromosome 4B, IWGSC CS RefSeq v2.1, whole genome shotgun sequence genomic stretch:
- the LOC123091105 gene encoding protein ANTHESIS POMOTING FACTOR 1, with amino-acid sequence MPAGEKEERVTMEVTDEMLKTMEVGLAFRDYIGRISSMDFHSKATNYLVTASDDESIRLYDIQNAVCLKTINSKKYGVELVCFTTNPTLVLYSSKNGWDESLRLLSLNDNRFVRYFKGHLDRVVAMSLCYEKDSFLSGSLDRTVLLWDLRADKAQGLLRVQGRPAVSYDDQGLVFAVAYGGYVRMFDARKFEKGPFDIFSVGNDESEANMIKFSSDGRRLLLTTKAGCIHVLDSFHGNSLATYNVKPVVTNSTLEASFSPDGNHIISGSGDGSVFAWSVRSGKKVARWGSTDSEPPLVRWAPGSLMFLTGSSELSCWVPDLSKLGSFAVTK; translated from the exons ATGCCAG CTGGGGAGAAGGAGGAGAGGGTGACCATggaggtcaccgacgagatgctCAAGACCATGGAGGTCGGCTTGGCCTTCCGGGACTAT ATTGGCAGAATTAGTTCTATGGATTTCCACAGCAAGGCTACAAACTATCTTGTGACAGCCAGTGATGATGAATCAATACGCCTATATGACATTCAAAATGCTGT ATGTTTGAAGACCATTAATAGCAAAAAGTATGGGGTTGAACTGGTGTGCTTCACTACTAACCCAACTCTTGTCTTGTATTCCTCGAAAAATGGTTGGGatg AATCTCTGCGTCTGCTCTCTCTAAATGATAACCGGTTTGTAAGATATTTTAAAGGCCATCTTGACAG GGTTGTTGCTATGTCATTATGTTACGAGAAAGACAGTTTTCTTTCTGGTTCACTTGATCGAACTGTTCTCCTATGGGATCTGAGGGCTGACAAAGCACAG GGCTTGCTGCGTGTGCAAGGGAGGCCCGCAGTTTCATATGATGATCAGGGTTTAGTTTTCGCAGTTGCTTATGGTGGTTATGTAAGGATGTTTGATGCTCGAAAATTTGAGAAG GGGCCTTTTGATATTTTCTCCGTTGGTAATGATGAATCAGAAGCCAATATGATAAAGTTCAGCAGTGATGGAAGGCGGCTTCTTTTAACCACCAAAGCAGGGTGTATTCATGTGCTAGATTCATTTCATGGCAACAGT CTCGCAACTTACAATGTTAAGCCAGTTGTAACCAATTCGACATTGGAGGCATCATTCAGCCCTGATGGAAATCATATCATATCTG GCTCTGGTGATGGTAgtgtttttgcttggagcgttagaAGTGGAAAGAAG GTTGCGCGCTGGGGGAGCACAGATAGCGAGCCACCATTGGTTAGGTGGGCTCCAGGATCGTTGATGTTCTTGACTGGATCTTCAGAACTATCCTGCTGGGTCCCGGACCTATCGAAGCTGGGATCATTTGCCGTTACCAAGTAA